The following proteins are co-located in the Bubalus bubalis isolate 160015118507 breed Murrah chromosome 21, NDDB_SH_1, whole genome shotgun sequence genome:
- the ITIH4 gene encoding inter-alpha-trypsin inhibitor heavy chain H4 isoform X3 has product MKTPAPGRTHGIVLVLLSLAVLQTSKAQKVQNDIDVYSLTVDSKVSCRFAHTVITSRVVNKADAVREATFQMELPKKAFITNFSMVIDGVTYPGNIKEKAAAQEQYSAAVARGESAGLVRATGRKTEQFQVSVSVAPAAKVTFELVYEELLSRHLGAYELLLKVRPQQLVKHLQMDIHIFEPQGISFLETESTFMTNKLAEALTTSQNKTKAHVRFKPTLSQQQKSPEKQDTVLDGSFVVRYDVDRPLAEGSIQIENGYFVHYFAPDSLSTIPKNVIFVIDKSGSMMGRKIKQTREALIKILDDLSPHDQFDLISFSAEATTWKPLLVPASTENVNEAKNYATGIQAQGGTNINDAMLMAVQLLEKANQEELLPEGSITLIILLTDGDPTVGETNPSNIQKNVRKAINGQHSLFCLGFGFDVSYAFLEKMALENGGLARRIYEDSDSALQLQDFYQEVANPLMTSVAFEYPSNAVESVTQNTFRVFFKGSELVVAGKLREQSPEVLSAKIRGQLHRDNITFMMVSHVAEQEEMFRSPKYIFHSFMERLWAYLTIQQLLEQMVSALDAEKQALEARALNLSLSYSFVTPLTSMVITKPEGQEQSQVAEKPVEDESRDRRVHLGGGFKVLNGTPLFGPPGPPVPSSPFHRMSSRLVLPELTLRPGGASHDTDFRIKETTPTALPFAPVQAPSVILPLPGQSVDRLCVDLRHPQELVNLLSDPDQGVEVTGHFETAKARFSWIEVTFENPQVQVHASPEHVVMTRNRRNSAYKWKETLYSVMPGLKVTMDKKGLLLLSRPDRVTIGLLFWDGPGKGLRLLLQDTDRFSSHVNGTLGQFYQDVLWGPLDTADDSKRTLKVQGRDYSATRKLKLDYQESPPGKEISCWSVEL; this is encoded by the exons ATGAAGACCCCAGCCCCGGGCCGCACCCACGGCATCGTGCTGGTCCTGCTCTCGCTGGCTGTCCTCCAGACCAGCAAGGCCCAAAAG GTCCAGAATGACATTGACGTCTACAGCCTCACTGTGGACTCTAAGGTCTCCTGCCGATTTGCCCACACAGTCATCACCAGCCGGGTGGTCAACAAGGCTGATGCCGTGCGGGAGGCCACCTTCCAGATGGAGCTGCCCAAGAAAGCGTTCATCACCAACTTCTCCAT ggtCATCGATGGTGTGACCTACCCAGGTAACATCAAGGAGAAGGCTGCAGCACAGGAGCAGTACAGCGCAGCTGTGGCCAGGGGCGAGAGTGCTGGCCTTGTCAG GGCCACCGGGAGAAAGACAGAGCAGTTCCAGGTGTCCGTCAGTGTGGCTCCTGCTGCCAAGGTCACCTTCGAGCTGGTGTATGAGGAGCTGCTGTCCCGTCATCTGGGAGCATACGAGCTGCTGCTGAAAGTCCGGCCCCAGCAGCTGGTCAAACACCTGCAG ATGGACATTCACATCTTCGAGCCTCAGGGCATCAGCTTTCTGGAGACAGAGAGCACCTTCATGACCAACAAACTGGCAGAGGCCCTCACCACCTCACAGAACAAGACCAAG GCTCACGTCCGATTCAAGCCAACACTGTCACAGCAACAGAAGTCTCCGGAGAAGCAGGACACGGTCCTAGATGGCAGCTTCGTTGTCCGCTACGATGTGGACCGGCCTCTTGCCGAGGGTTCCATTCAG ATTGAGAACGGCTACTTTGTGCACTACTTTGCCCCTGATAGCCTGTCCACAATACCCAAGAATGTGATCTTTGTCATCGACAAGAGCGGCTCCATGATGGGCAGGAAAATAAAGCAG ACCCGGGAAGCCCTCATCAAGATCCTGGATGACCTCAGTCCCCATGACCAGTTCGACCTCATCAGCTTCAGTGCGGAAGCAACCACGTGGAAACCTTTGCTAGTGCCAGCCTCGACTGAGAACGTGAATGAGGCCAAGAACTACGCCACTGGCATCCAGGCCCAGGGAG GGACCAATATAAATGACGCGATGCTGATGGCCGTGCAGCTGCTGGAGAAAGCCAACCAGGAGGAGCTGTTGCCTGAAGGGAGCATCACCCTCATCATCCTCCTCACTGATGGTGACCCCACTGTAG GGGAGACCAACCCTTCGAATATCCAGAAGAACGTGCGGAAAGCTATAAATGGCCAGCATAGTCTCTTCTGCCTGGGCTTTGGCTTCGATGTCAGCTACGCCTTCCTGGAGAAGATGGCACTAGAAAACGGCGGCCTGGCCCGGCGCATCTATGAGGACTCAGACTCTGCCCTGCAGCTGCAG GACTTCTACCAGGAGGTGGCCAACCCACTGATGACGTCAGTGGCCTTTGAGTACCCGAGCAATGCTGTGGAGTCGGTCACGCAGAACACCTTCCGGGTGTTCTTCAAGGGCTCCGAGTTGGTAGTGGCTGGGAAGCTCCGGGAGCAGAGCCCTGAAGTGCTCTCAGCCAAAATCCGGGGGCAGCTG CACAGGGACAACATCACCTTTATGATGGTGTCCCATGTGGCCGAGCAGGAGGAGATGTTCCGGAGCCCCAAGTACATCTTCCACAGCTTCATGGAGAGACTCTGGGCATACCTGACCATCCAGCAACTGCTTGAGCAAAT GGTCTCTGCGTTAGATGCTGAGAAGCAGGCTCTTGAGGCCCGTGCACTGAACTTGTCACTCAGCTACAGCTTTGTCACCCCCCTCACGTCCATGGTGATCACCAAACCTGAAGGTCAAGAACAGTCTCAGGTTGCTGAGAAGCCTGTGGAGGATG AAAGCAGAGACAGGAGAGTCCACTTAG GCGGAGGTTTTAAAGTGTTAAACGGCACTCCATTATTCGGACCACCTGGACCTCCTGTTCCTTCTTCTCCATTCCACCGTATGTCCTCGAGATTGGTGCTACCAGAGCTGACGTTAC GTCCTGGTGGAGCATCTCACGACACGGATTTCAGAATCAAAG aaacaacCCCAACAGCCCTACCTTTCG CTCCCGTCCAGGCTCCTTCTGTCATCCTGCCACTGCCTGGGCAGAGCGTGGACCGGCTCTGTGTGGACCTCCGGCACCCTCAGGAACTAGTGAACCTGCTATCGGACCCTGACCAAG GGGTTGAGGTGACTGGCCACTTTGAGACAGCGAAGGCCCGCTTCTCGTGGATTGAGGTGACCTTTGAGAACCCCCAGGTGCAGGTCCATGCGTCCCCTGAGCATGTGGTTATGACTCGAAACCGAAGAAACTCTGCATACAAGTGGAAGGAAACGCTATACTCGGTGATGCCCGG CCTCAAGGTGACCATGGACAAGAAGGGGCTCCTGTTGCTCAGCAGACCAGACCGAGTGACCATTGGCCTGCTGTTCTGGGACGGCCCTGGAAAGGGGCTCCGGCTTCTCCTGCAGGACACTGACCGCTTCTCCAGCCATGTCAATGGGACCCTTG GTCAGTTTTACCAGGACGTGCTCTGGGGGCCCCTGGACACGGCAGATGACAGCAAGCGAACACTGAAGGTCCAGGGACGTGACTACTCTGCCACCAG AAAGCTCAAGCTGGATTACCAAGAGAGCCCCCCAGGCAAAGAGATTTCCTGCTGGTCTGTGGAGCTATAG
- the ITIH4 gene encoding inter-alpha-trypsin inhibitor heavy chain H4 isoform X1, whose protein sequence is MKTPAPGRTHGIVLVLLSLAVLQTSKAQKVQNDIDVYSLTVDSKVSCRFAHTVITSRVVNKADAVREATFQMELPKKAFITNFSMVIDGVTYPGNIKEKAAAQEQYSAAVARGESAGLVRATGRKTEQFQVSVSVAPAAKVTFELVYEELLSRHLGAYELLLKVRPQQLVKHLQMDIHIFEPQGISFLETESTFMTNKLAEALTTSQNKTKAHVRFKPTLSQQQKSPEKQDTVLDGSFVVRYDVDRPLAEGSIQIENGYFVHYFAPDSLSTIPKNVIFVIDKSGSMMGRKIKQTREALIKILDDLSPHDQFDLISFSAEATTWKPLLVPASTENVNEAKNYATGIQAQGGTNINDAMLMAVQLLEKANQEELLPEGSITLIILLTDGDPTVGETNPSNIQKNVRKAINGQHSLFCLGFGFDVSYAFLEKMALENGGLARRIYEDSDSALQLQDFYQEVANPLMTSVAFEYPSNAVESVTQNTFRVFFKGSELVVAGKLREQSPEVLSAKIRGQLHRDNITFMMVSHVAEQEEMFRSPKYIFHSFMERLWAYLTIQQLLEQMVSALDAEKQALEARALNLSLSYSFVTPLTSMVITKPEGQEQSQVAEKPVEDESRDRRVHLGPMIFGHSVGDRASRKPGGGFKVLNGTPLFGPPGPPVPSSPFHRMSSRLVLPELTLRPGGASHDTDFRIKETTPTALPFAPVQAPSVILPLPGQSVDRLCVDLRHPQELVNLLSDPDQGVEVTGHFETAKARFSWIEVTFENPQVQVHASPEHVVMTRNRRNSAYKWKETLYSVMPGLKVTMDKKGLLLLSRPDRVTIGLLFWDGPGKGLRLLLQDTDRFSSHVNGTLGQFYQDVLWGPLDTADDSKRTLKVQGRDYSATRKLKLDYQESPPGKEISCWSVEL, encoded by the exons ATGAAGACCCCAGCCCCGGGCCGCACCCACGGCATCGTGCTGGTCCTGCTCTCGCTGGCTGTCCTCCAGACCAGCAAGGCCCAAAAG GTCCAGAATGACATTGACGTCTACAGCCTCACTGTGGACTCTAAGGTCTCCTGCCGATTTGCCCACACAGTCATCACCAGCCGGGTGGTCAACAAGGCTGATGCCGTGCGGGAGGCCACCTTCCAGATGGAGCTGCCCAAGAAAGCGTTCATCACCAACTTCTCCAT ggtCATCGATGGTGTGACCTACCCAGGTAACATCAAGGAGAAGGCTGCAGCACAGGAGCAGTACAGCGCAGCTGTGGCCAGGGGCGAGAGTGCTGGCCTTGTCAG GGCCACCGGGAGAAAGACAGAGCAGTTCCAGGTGTCCGTCAGTGTGGCTCCTGCTGCCAAGGTCACCTTCGAGCTGGTGTATGAGGAGCTGCTGTCCCGTCATCTGGGAGCATACGAGCTGCTGCTGAAAGTCCGGCCCCAGCAGCTGGTCAAACACCTGCAG ATGGACATTCACATCTTCGAGCCTCAGGGCATCAGCTTTCTGGAGACAGAGAGCACCTTCATGACCAACAAACTGGCAGAGGCCCTCACCACCTCACAGAACAAGACCAAG GCTCACGTCCGATTCAAGCCAACACTGTCACAGCAACAGAAGTCTCCGGAGAAGCAGGACACGGTCCTAGATGGCAGCTTCGTTGTCCGCTACGATGTGGACCGGCCTCTTGCCGAGGGTTCCATTCAG ATTGAGAACGGCTACTTTGTGCACTACTTTGCCCCTGATAGCCTGTCCACAATACCCAAGAATGTGATCTTTGTCATCGACAAGAGCGGCTCCATGATGGGCAGGAAAATAAAGCAG ACCCGGGAAGCCCTCATCAAGATCCTGGATGACCTCAGTCCCCATGACCAGTTCGACCTCATCAGCTTCAGTGCGGAAGCAACCACGTGGAAACCTTTGCTAGTGCCAGCCTCGACTGAGAACGTGAATGAGGCCAAGAACTACGCCACTGGCATCCAGGCCCAGGGAG GGACCAATATAAATGACGCGATGCTGATGGCCGTGCAGCTGCTGGAGAAAGCCAACCAGGAGGAGCTGTTGCCTGAAGGGAGCATCACCCTCATCATCCTCCTCACTGATGGTGACCCCACTGTAG GGGAGACCAACCCTTCGAATATCCAGAAGAACGTGCGGAAAGCTATAAATGGCCAGCATAGTCTCTTCTGCCTGGGCTTTGGCTTCGATGTCAGCTACGCCTTCCTGGAGAAGATGGCACTAGAAAACGGCGGCCTGGCCCGGCGCATCTATGAGGACTCAGACTCTGCCCTGCAGCTGCAG GACTTCTACCAGGAGGTGGCCAACCCACTGATGACGTCAGTGGCCTTTGAGTACCCGAGCAATGCTGTGGAGTCGGTCACGCAGAACACCTTCCGGGTGTTCTTCAAGGGCTCCGAGTTGGTAGTGGCTGGGAAGCTCCGGGAGCAGAGCCCTGAAGTGCTCTCAGCCAAAATCCGGGGGCAGCTG CACAGGGACAACATCACCTTTATGATGGTGTCCCATGTGGCCGAGCAGGAGGAGATGTTCCGGAGCCCCAAGTACATCTTCCACAGCTTCATGGAGAGACTCTGGGCATACCTGACCATCCAGCAACTGCTTGAGCAAAT GGTCTCTGCGTTAGATGCTGAGAAGCAGGCTCTTGAGGCCCGTGCACTGAACTTGTCACTCAGCTACAGCTTTGTCACCCCCCTCACGTCCATGGTGATCACCAAACCTGAAGGTCAAGAACAGTCTCAGGTTGCTGAGAAGCCTGTGGAGGATG AAAGCAGAGACAGGAGAGTCCACTTAG GGCCCATGATATTTGGTCATTCTGTGGGGGACAGAGCATCCAGGAAACCAG GCGGAGGTTTTAAAGTGTTAAACGGCACTCCATTATTCGGACCACCTGGACCTCCTGTTCCTTCTTCTCCATTCCACCGTATGTCCTCGAGATTGGTGCTACCAGAGCTGACGTTAC GTCCTGGTGGAGCATCTCACGACACGGATTTCAGAATCAAAG aaacaacCCCAACAGCCCTACCTTTCG CTCCCGTCCAGGCTCCTTCTGTCATCCTGCCACTGCCTGGGCAGAGCGTGGACCGGCTCTGTGTGGACCTCCGGCACCCTCAGGAACTAGTGAACCTGCTATCGGACCCTGACCAAG GGGTTGAGGTGACTGGCCACTTTGAGACAGCGAAGGCCCGCTTCTCGTGGATTGAGGTGACCTTTGAGAACCCCCAGGTGCAGGTCCATGCGTCCCCTGAGCATGTGGTTATGACTCGAAACCGAAGAAACTCTGCATACAAGTGGAAGGAAACGCTATACTCGGTGATGCCCGG CCTCAAGGTGACCATGGACAAGAAGGGGCTCCTGTTGCTCAGCAGACCAGACCGAGTGACCATTGGCCTGCTGTTCTGGGACGGCCCTGGAAAGGGGCTCCGGCTTCTCCTGCAGGACACTGACCGCTTCTCCAGCCATGTCAATGGGACCCTTG GTCAGTTTTACCAGGACGTGCTCTGGGGGCCCCTGGACACGGCAGATGACAGCAAGCGAACACTGAAGGTCCAGGGACGTGACTACTCTGCCACCAG AAAGCTCAAGCTGGATTACCAAGAGAGCCCCCCAGGCAAAGAGATTTCCTGCTGGTCTGTGGAGCTATAG
- the ITIH4 gene encoding inter-alpha-trypsin inhibitor heavy chain H4 isoform X2 → MKTPAPGRTHGIVLVLLSLAVLQTSKAQKVQNDIDVYSLTVDSKVSCRFAHTVITSRVVNKADAVREATFQMELPKKAFITNFSMVIDGVTYPGNIKEKAAAQEQYSAAVARGESAGLVRATGRKTEQFQVSVSVAPAAKVTFELVYEELLSRHLGAYELLLKVRPQQLVKHLQMDIHIFEPQGISFLETESTFMTNKLAEALTTSQNKTKAHVRFKPTLSQQQKSPEKQDTVLDGSFVVRYDVDRPLAEGSIQIENGYFVHYFAPDSLSTIPKNVIFVIDKSGSMMGRKIKQTREALIKILDDLSPHDQFDLISFSAEATTWKPLLVPASTENVNEAKNYATGIQAQGGTNINDAMLMAVQLLEKANQEELLPEGSITLIILLTDGDPTVGETNPSNIQKNVRKAINGQHSLFCLGFGFDVSYAFLEKMALENGGLARRIYEDSDSALQLQDFYQEVANPLMTSVAFEYPSNAVESVTQNTFRVFFKGSELVVAGKLREQSPEVLSAKIRGQLHRDNITFMMVSHVAEQEEMFRSPKYIFHSFMERLWAYLTIQQLLEQMVSALDAEKQALEARALNLSLSYSFVTPLTSMVITKPEGQEQSQVAEKPVEDESRDRRVHLGPMIFGHSVGDRASRKPGGGFKVLNGTPLFGPPGPPVPSSPFHRMSSRLVLPELTLQTTPTALPFAPVQAPSVILPLPGQSVDRLCVDLRHPQELVNLLSDPDQGVEVTGHFETAKARFSWIEVTFENPQVQVHASPEHVVMTRNRRNSAYKWKETLYSVMPGLKVTMDKKGLLLLSRPDRVTIGLLFWDGPGKGLRLLLQDTDRFSSHVNGTLGQFYQDVLWGPLDTADDSKRTLKVQGRDYSATRKLKLDYQESPPGKEISCWSVEL, encoded by the exons ATGAAGACCCCAGCCCCGGGCCGCACCCACGGCATCGTGCTGGTCCTGCTCTCGCTGGCTGTCCTCCAGACCAGCAAGGCCCAAAAG GTCCAGAATGACATTGACGTCTACAGCCTCACTGTGGACTCTAAGGTCTCCTGCCGATTTGCCCACACAGTCATCACCAGCCGGGTGGTCAACAAGGCTGATGCCGTGCGGGAGGCCACCTTCCAGATGGAGCTGCCCAAGAAAGCGTTCATCACCAACTTCTCCAT ggtCATCGATGGTGTGACCTACCCAGGTAACATCAAGGAGAAGGCTGCAGCACAGGAGCAGTACAGCGCAGCTGTGGCCAGGGGCGAGAGTGCTGGCCTTGTCAG GGCCACCGGGAGAAAGACAGAGCAGTTCCAGGTGTCCGTCAGTGTGGCTCCTGCTGCCAAGGTCACCTTCGAGCTGGTGTATGAGGAGCTGCTGTCCCGTCATCTGGGAGCATACGAGCTGCTGCTGAAAGTCCGGCCCCAGCAGCTGGTCAAACACCTGCAG ATGGACATTCACATCTTCGAGCCTCAGGGCATCAGCTTTCTGGAGACAGAGAGCACCTTCATGACCAACAAACTGGCAGAGGCCCTCACCACCTCACAGAACAAGACCAAG GCTCACGTCCGATTCAAGCCAACACTGTCACAGCAACAGAAGTCTCCGGAGAAGCAGGACACGGTCCTAGATGGCAGCTTCGTTGTCCGCTACGATGTGGACCGGCCTCTTGCCGAGGGTTCCATTCAG ATTGAGAACGGCTACTTTGTGCACTACTTTGCCCCTGATAGCCTGTCCACAATACCCAAGAATGTGATCTTTGTCATCGACAAGAGCGGCTCCATGATGGGCAGGAAAATAAAGCAG ACCCGGGAAGCCCTCATCAAGATCCTGGATGACCTCAGTCCCCATGACCAGTTCGACCTCATCAGCTTCAGTGCGGAAGCAACCACGTGGAAACCTTTGCTAGTGCCAGCCTCGACTGAGAACGTGAATGAGGCCAAGAACTACGCCACTGGCATCCAGGCCCAGGGAG GGACCAATATAAATGACGCGATGCTGATGGCCGTGCAGCTGCTGGAGAAAGCCAACCAGGAGGAGCTGTTGCCTGAAGGGAGCATCACCCTCATCATCCTCCTCACTGATGGTGACCCCACTGTAG GGGAGACCAACCCTTCGAATATCCAGAAGAACGTGCGGAAAGCTATAAATGGCCAGCATAGTCTCTTCTGCCTGGGCTTTGGCTTCGATGTCAGCTACGCCTTCCTGGAGAAGATGGCACTAGAAAACGGCGGCCTGGCCCGGCGCATCTATGAGGACTCAGACTCTGCCCTGCAGCTGCAG GACTTCTACCAGGAGGTGGCCAACCCACTGATGACGTCAGTGGCCTTTGAGTACCCGAGCAATGCTGTGGAGTCGGTCACGCAGAACACCTTCCGGGTGTTCTTCAAGGGCTCCGAGTTGGTAGTGGCTGGGAAGCTCCGGGAGCAGAGCCCTGAAGTGCTCTCAGCCAAAATCCGGGGGCAGCTG CACAGGGACAACATCACCTTTATGATGGTGTCCCATGTGGCCGAGCAGGAGGAGATGTTCCGGAGCCCCAAGTACATCTTCCACAGCTTCATGGAGAGACTCTGGGCATACCTGACCATCCAGCAACTGCTTGAGCAAAT GGTCTCTGCGTTAGATGCTGAGAAGCAGGCTCTTGAGGCCCGTGCACTGAACTTGTCACTCAGCTACAGCTTTGTCACCCCCCTCACGTCCATGGTGATCACCAAACCTGAAGGTCAAGAACAGTCTCAGGTTGCTGAGAAGCCTGTGGAGGATG AAAGCAGAGACAGGAGAGTCCACTTAG GGCCCATGATATTTGGTCATTCTGTGGGGGACAGAGCATCCAGGAAACCAG GCGGAGGTTTTAAAGTGTTAAACGGCACTCCATTATTCGGACCACCTGGACCTCCTGTTCCTTCTTCTCCATTCCACCGTATGTCCTCGAGATTGGTGCTACCAGAGCTGACGTTAC aaacaacCCCAACAGCCCTACCTTTCG CTCCCGTCCAGGCTCCTTCTGTCATCCTGCCACTGCCTGGGCAGAGCGTGGACCGGCTCTGTGTGGACCTCCGGCACCCTCAGGAACTAGTGAACCTGCTATCGGACCCTGACCAAG GGGTTGAGGTGACTGGCCACTTTGAGACAGCGAAGGCCCGCTTCTCGTGGATTGAGGTGACCTTTGAGAACCCCCAGGTGCAGGTCCATGCGTCCCCTGAGCATGTGGTTATGACTCGAAACCGAAGAAACTCTGCATACAAGTGGAAGGAAACGCTATACTCGGTGATGCCCGG CCTCAAGGTGACCATGGACAAGAAGGGGCTCCTGTTGCTCAGCAGACCAGACCGAGTGACCATTGGCCTGCTGTTCTGGGACGGCCCTGGAAAGGGGCTCCGGCTTCTCCTGCAGGACACTGACCGCTTCTCCAGCCATGTCAATGGGACCCTTG GTCAGTTTTACCAGGACGTGCTCTGGGGGCCCCTGGACACGGCAGATGACAGCAAGCGAACACTGAAGGTCCAGGGACGTGACTACTCTGCCACCAG AAAGCTCAAGCTGGATTACCAAGAGAGCCCCCCAGGCAAAGAGATTTCCTGCTGGTCTGTGGAGCTATAG
- the ITIH4 gene encoding inter-alpha-trypsin inhibitor heavy chain H4 isoform X4 yields the protein MKTPAPGRTHGIVLVLLSLAVLQTSKAQKVQNDIDVYSLTVDSKVSCRFAHTVITSRVVNKADAVREATFQMELPKKAFITNFSMVIDGVTYPGNIKEKAAAQEQYSAAVARGESAGLVRATGRKTEQFQVSVSVAPAAKVTFELVYEELLSRHLGAYELLLKVRPQQLVKHLQMDIHIFEPQGISFLETESTFMTNKLAEALTTSQNKTKAHVRFKPTLSQQQKSPEKQDTVLDGSFVVRYDVDRPLAEGSIQIENGYFVHYFAPDSLSTIPKNVIFVIDKSGSMMGRKIKQTREALIKILDDLSPHDQFDLISFSAEATTWKPLLVPASTENVNEAKNYATGIQAQGGTNINDAMLMAVQLLEKANQEELLPEGSITLIILLTDGDPTVGETNPSNIQKNVRKAINGQHSLFCLGFGFDVSYAFLEKMALENGGLARRIYEDSDSALQLQDFYQEVANPLMTSVAFEYPSNAVESVTQNTFRVFFKGSELVVAGKLREQSPEVLSAKIRGQLHRDNITFMMVSHVAEQEEMFRSPKYIFHSFMERLWAYLTIQQLLEQMVSALDAEKQALEARALNLSLSYSFVTPLTSMVITKPEGQEQSQVAEKPVEDESRDRRVHLGGGFKVLNGTPLFGPPGPPVPSSPFHRMSSRLVLPELTLQTTPTALPFAPVQAPSVILPLPGQSVDRLCVDLRHPQELVNLLSDPDQGVEVTGHFETAKARFSWIEVTFENPQVQVHASPEHVVMTRNRRNSAYKWKETLYSVMPGLKVTMDKKGLLLLSRPDRVTIGLLFWDGPGKGLRLLLQDTDRFSSHVNGTLGQFYQDVLWGPLDTADDSKRTLKVQGRDYSATRKLKLDYQESPPGKEISCWSVEL from the exons ATGAAGACCCCAGCCCCGGGCCGCACCCACGGCATCGTGCTGGTCCTGCTCTCGCTGGCTGTCCTCCAGACCAGCAAGGCCCAAAAG GTCCAGAATGACATTGACGTCTACAGCCTCACTGTGGACTCTAAGGTCTCCTGCCGATTTGCCCACACAGTCATCACCAGCCGGGTGGTCAACAAGGCTGATGCCGTGCGGGAGGCCACCTTCCAGATGGAGCTGCCCAAGAAAGCGTTCATCACCAACTTCTCCAT ggtCATCGATGGTGTGACCTACCCAGGTAACATCAAGGAGAAGGCTGCAGCACAGGAGCAGTACAGCGCAGCTGTGGCCAGGGGCGAGAGTGCTGGCCTTGTCAG GGCCACCGGGAGAAAGACAGAGCAGTTCCAGGTGTCCGTCAGTGTGGCTCCTGCTGCCAAGGTCACCTTCGAGCTGGTGTATGAGGAGCTGCTGTCCCGTCATCTGGGAGCATACGAGCTGCTGCTGAAAGTCCGGCCCCAGCAGCTGGTCAAACACCTGCAG ATGGACATTCACATCTTCGAGCCTCAGGGCATCAGCTTTCTGGAGACAGAGAGCACCTTCATGACCAACAAACTGGCAGAGGCCCTCACCACCTCACAGAACAAGACCAAG GCTCACGTCCGATTCAAGCCAACACTGTCACAGCAACAGAAGTCTCCGGAGAAGCAGGACACGGTCCTAGATGGCAGCTTCGTTGTCCGCTACGATGTGGACCGGCCTCTTGCCGAGGGTTCCATTCAG ATTGAGAACGGCTACTTTGTGCACTACTTTGCCCCTGATAGCCTGTCCACAATACCCAAGAATGTGATCTTTGTCATCGACAAGAGCGGCTCCATGATGGGCAGGAAAATAAAGCAG ACCCGGGAAGCCCTCATCAAGATCCTGGATGACCTCAGTCCCCATGACCAGTTCGACCTCATCAGCTTCAGTGCGGAAGCAACCACGTGGAAACCTTTGCTAGTGCCAGCCTCGACTGAGAACGTGAATGAGGCCAAGAACTACGCCACTGGCATCCAGGCCCAGGGAG GGACCAATATAAATGACGCGATGCTGATGGCCGTGCAGCTGCTGGAGAAAGCCAACCAGGAGGAGCTGTTGCCTGAAGGGAGCATCACCCTCATCATCCTCCTCACTGATGGTGACCCCACTGTAG GGGAGACCAACCCTTCGAATATCCAGAAGAACGTGCGGAAAGCTATAAATGGCCAGCATAGTCTCTTCTGCCTGGGCTTTGGCTTCGATGTCAGCTACGCCTTCCTGGAGAAGATGGCACTAGAAAACGGCGGCCTGGCCCGGCGCATCTATGAGGACTCAGACTCTGCCCTGCAGCTGCAG GACTTCTACCAGGAGGTGGCCAACCCACTGATGACGTCAGTGGCCTTTGAGTACCCGAGCAATGCTGTGGAGTCGGTCACGCAGAACACCTTCCGGGTGTTCTTCAAGGGCTCCGAGTTGGTAGTGGCTGGGAAGCTCCGGGAGCAGAGCCCTGAAGTGCTCTCAGCCAAAATCCGGGGGCAGCTG CACAGGGACAACATCACCTTTATGATGGTGTCCCATGTGGCCGAGCAGGAGGAGATGTTCCGGAGCCCCAAGTACATCTTCCACAGCTTCATGGAGAGACTCTGGGCATACCTGACCATCCAGCAACTGCTTGAGCAAAT GGTCTCTGCGTTAGATGCTGAGAAGCAGGCTCTTGAGGCCCGTGCACTGAACTTGTCACTCAGCTACAGCTTTGTCACCCCCCTCACGTCCATGGTGATCACCAAACCTGAAGGTCAAGAACAGTCTCAGGTTGCTGAGAAGCCTGTGGAGGATG AAAGCAGAGACAGGAGAGTCCACTTAG GCGGAGGTTTTAAAGTGTTAAACGGCACTCCATTATTCGGACCACCTGGACCTCCTGTTCCTTCTTCTCCATTCCACCGTATGTCCTCGAGATTGGTGCTACCAGAGCTGACGTTAC aaacaacCCCAACAGCCCTACCTTTCG CTCCCGTCCAGGCTCCTTCTGTCATCCTGCCACTGCCTGGGCAGAGCGTGGACCGGCTCTGTGTGGACCTCCGGCACCCTCAGGAACTAGTGAACCTGCTATCGGACCCTGACCAAG GGGTTGAGGTGACTGGCCACTTTGAGACAGCGAAGGCCCGCTTCTCGTGGATTGAGGTGACCTTTGAGAACCCCCAGGTGCAGGTCCATGCGTCCCCTGAGCATGTGGTTATGACTCGAAACCGAAGAAACTCTGCATACAAGTGGAAGGAAACGCTATACTCGGTGATGCCCGG CCTCAAGGTGACCATGGACAAGAAGGGGCTCCTGTTGCTCAGCAGACCAGACCGAGTGACCATTGGCCTGCTGTTCTGGGACGGCCCTGGAAAGGGGCTCCGGCTTCTCCTGCAGGACACTGACCGCTTCTCCAGCCATGTCAATGGGACCCTTG GTCAGTTTTACCAGGACGTGCTCTGGGGGCCCCTGGACACGGCAGATGACAGCAAGCGAACACTGAAGGTCCAGGGACGTGACTACTCTGCCACCAG AAAGCTCAAGCTGGATTACCAAGAGAGCCCCCCAGGCAAAGAGATTTCCTGCTGGTCTGTGGAGCTATAG